Proteins encoded together in one Chitinophaga sp. LS1 window:
- a CDS encoding DUF4412 domain-containing protein — translation MGNRMILLLLCCFLTGKIIAQNFEGEIRYQNKFEGKMIAVEMIEKLVGNELDYYIKEGKYKNYSNGSYMTYQVYDDQTNRLYNKFPKSDTLFYYDGAENADSVTRIEHLNNADTVLGYPCDVVIITSKTSISRYAYSKKFPMNAAAYKKHAYANWNTYGNATHAVPLKITVDSKYYKFTSTATAITPKKLSDQIFTIEGPTAKMK, via the coding sequence ATGGGGAATAGAATGATCTTATTGCTGCTTTGTTGCTTCCTGACCGGGAAAATCATAGCCCAGAACTTTGAAGGCGAAATCCGCTACCAAAACAAATTCGAAGGCAAAATGATCGCCGTTGAAATGATCGAAAAACTGGTAGGGAACGAGCTGGACTACTATATCAAAGAAGGGAAATATAAAAATTACTCCAACGGGTCCTACATGACCTACCAGGTCTATGACGACCAAACCAACCGGCTATACAACAAATTCCCTAAATCAGACACCCTCTTTTACTACGACGGTGCTGAAAATGCCGACAGCGTAACCCGCATTGAACACCTCAATAACGCCGATACCGTGCTCGGTTACCCCTGTGATGTAGTTATCATTACATCCAAAACCAGCATTTCCCGTTACGCCTATAGCAAAAAATTCCCCATGAACGCTGCCGCTTATAAAAAGCACGCCTACGCCAACTGGAATACATATGGGAATGCCACGCACGCTGTACCGCTAAAAATCACGGTAGACAGTAAATACTACAAATTTACCTCAACAGCCACCGCCATTACGCCCAAAAAACTGAGCGATCAGATTTTCACCATCGAAGGGCCTACGGCAAAAATGAAATAA